The following DNA comes from Lutra lutra chromosome 14, mLutLut1.2, whole genome shotgun sequence.
ATGGTGCCCAGAGGCCAGTGTGCATCTCTGTTGAGTGGATGACCTTGGCAGGTAGTTAGCAAAATGATGCTTCGCTGTTACGATGAACTGTCATCATTCCATCCAGTTCTCTATACCCAGAGTAGGGCGGGTATGCCCTTTCTTGGGTCCTTTATCAGCCCAAAGCACGCTGCATGGAGGCCCCTGCTATTtgcagggaaaaaagaagggaaaggaagttcacaaaggaagaaaggagggagaacaAGAGATCAAGCAAAAACAAAGAGGTATATCGAGCAAGAATGAGAATGTGTCAGCCAATGTGACAGTGCAAGTCACATTGTCGTAGGTGACTTTGAGAGGCATAGGCTCTCTGCACTGCCAAGGAGAAGCCCGCCAGAGGTTGTCAGCTCCAATTCTGGGTCTGTCCTTGTGTCTGATTGACATCACTCAGTGGCCTGTGCCTGCCCTGAGTGTGTGCAGTGCAGATGGGACAAGGCTATCGtgagggcaggcagggctggattCTTCAAGAGAGAGCTGGGTTAGTCTGGGGATCTCTGGGGTCAGACTGGAGACTTGGGGATCCTTGTGGTTGCTGCCTCGATTTTAGAAGAGTAGCTAGATACCAGAGCTGGAAGAGTAAATCTGGGTTACTCTAAGCTGAATCCTGGAGAAAGGAAATTTGATTTTCATAATTGACCTGCTGTCAGTGCTTTTTCTGTGGTAAGTTGCCAGAGGGCCGTGAGCGCTGGTGCAAATGTCGAACGCCTGGGGCAGGTTTGGGGGCCTGGCAGTGCAGGAGCCCTGCACAGGTAAGCAGCAGCATCGCTTTCTGAGGCCCTGGCCTGTCCCTCCATTACCGGACCTGCCAGACCCTTTCGAGAAAAAACAGTAAAGTGGTCTCTTTGCCGATGAGACTCGATTGAAGAGGTAACTCTTGGCTGCTCTGATTGGTTGCAGGATGAGTTCGACAAACTCAGGCCTCTCTGCTACACCAACACGGACATCTTTCTTCTGTGCTTCAGTGTGGTGagcccctcctccttccagaaCGTCAGCGAGAAGTGGGTGCCAGAGATTCGATGCCACTGTCCCAAAGCCCCCATCATCCTCGTGGGGACTCAGTCGGATCTCCGAGAAGATGTCAAGGTCCTCATCGAGCTGGACAAATGCAAAGAGAAGCCGGTGCCTGAAGAGGCGGCCAAGCTGTGTGCCGAGGAAATCAAAGCTGCCTCTTACATCGAGTGTTCAGCCTTGACTCAGAAAAACCTCAAGGAGGTCTTTGACGCCGCCATCGTCGCAGGCATCCAGTACTCGGACACTCAGCAGCAGCCAAAGAAGTCCAAAAGCAGGACTCCAGACAAAATGAAAAACCTCTCCAAGTCTTGGTGGAAAAAGTACTGCTGTTTCGTATGATGCCGGCTGGGCGCCCGATGGGTGGACTTAGACGGCTTCCGCGGTAGAAGCTCTATTAGCTGAAGGACCCCTGTCATCGTGGAGGAGCCATAGAGACAACgtgcacacgtgcgtgtgtgtatgcgtgtgtgtgtgtgtgtgtgtgtgcgcgcgcgcgtgtatCATAGCTGGAGCTCTCTATGTCTTCTCTCTTGCCTTTGATGTTCTTGTGTGTTTGAGCTTAGGGACGAGCTAATCATTAATTACGCAAGATGTTTTTGAAGTCAGTGGAGCATTTTTCGTAACTCTGGAAACGTAGAGCTCTAGACCTCTGCATTAATTTATATCTAATTTGAAAAAGATGCCTCAAATCCGGGTgtcaagaatgaaatcttttttttgcTACGTTATAATGGACCGAAGAACACAAGAAGAAAATGGTGTGGTTAACCCTCGTCCCTTGACCAAGGGCTCCTTCCTGCAAGTGCGTTACGGCCCCCGGCCAGCTATGGTGAAAATCACTCTTAGCTCTGAGACtccacacacttttaaaaaacttttttaaggaactaaaatctgagggggaataaaaaagagagacctCTGCCTCCAAGACCTCAGACCAGTCACTTTTGTCATAGGCGAATACCTGGTTGCTTCCGATTGAATATCAACCAGCAGAGAACATGCTACTGGACTCTGGCACTGGGTACACCGGAAAGAAAGAGTTGTTCATTGGGATTTTTCCCTCTTAGACCAGTCGTGTTGACATCGTACAAACATAGCCAACATGCCTTGTGGAGTAAAGCAAGTAGTAGAAGCTCTTGTGTTTCCTGTGGGGAGTGACTCGTGTTGGGATCAGGATGTGATATTTGCTTGTTCGTATGCGCGCACCAAACTGCCTGAATCCCTGGTGGCTAGAACACCAGGGAACACCTATCGGAATTGTCTtaaaacttccatactgtttaaCTTAGCCCACCTGCAGGGACGTGGACATGCTTGAAAGGCCTGCAGCAAGCGTTTGTAGGAGACAAGgtgtacttttttccccttaagtcagctgaaatgtatacacacacacacacacacatgcatatggcTGTATTTGCTGCTGATTCAGACTTTTAAACAGTTAATGAAAAAAACCCAGCCACAAAAACAGATGTGAGGGAAGCTTagcttcctctttttcttacttttttgaaCAGCTCTCTTTCTGATTGTATCCCTCTCAGATATGATTTTAAGTATACCTTGACACAGTTTTGAGACCATCTTAAAACACGAACATCTCTTAAAACCTGTTTTAAACCTGAATGTCTCTTGAAACCTGTTAAAACCACCAGTTAAAGCCACAGATGCCTTTGAGGGACCTGGCAGAGACCAGGGCAAGGAGTCAGAGGGCCCCCCGGGGGCGGGGGACCACAGCTCCCCCTTTTGGCTGCATCCTTGCTGGGGGACAGCCAGGAAACCATGTACTTGTGAAACATTTGTGTTCTTCAAGGTGCCAGTTTCTAGGGCTTCATCTTTCTGAGAAAAAAAGTCCCCTACCAGAAGAGTAGGTTTTTCTTTACTTTGTGACGGCTGTGATTCTGAGATGCCAAAAGGTAGCCTAACCCGTGACTTACAACGTCTGGTTGCGGTGGGTCAAGCAGAGTTACCCAAATCAACTCGGCAACTAGGGAGACTCCCGTAGAGCCGGTGGATAGAAGAAGTCTTACCTTGCTGTGgtcttctgttgtcttttttatatttaaaaaagcgAATTTGTGTTTTCCTATAGAAGAAGTAAAAGATTGGGTTCGGgacttctttgatttctgttagtaaataaaattaactggtttctctgttgaaaaacaaaaatacttcgATTGgtcactatttatttttctttggctaGCCGTCCTAGTTTCCTAAAGCGTCTAGTTGTAGCCTGAGTGAATAAGATGACGTCATTTGCTGAAATGCTCCAAACAGACTCTAAGCTGGGCTACCCGGCTCACCTGTTTCCCAGGCTGGGCTCCGCCTGCTCTGGTGCAGAGGTAGGAGTGGCGGGAGAGCTACTGGGTGAGTAATTTTAAATAGTACTTTTGTATTTAAGCAAAGGTCATGGAGTACCatgcaaattaatttttaagatagaaCACAAGATTTGAAAGACATTTCATGCACGAGACAGCATATGGGGCTGCTCTTGGTCCCCCTATGGGGTGGGCCACTGGGGGAAATCTGGCAGGGAACACACCTGTGTTAAGCTTTACTTAAGTGGTTTATTTTTAACCCAACTCGATACAACCCCGTACCATTAGCGCAAAAAATCCAGAGGGTTGACCTTTAAACACAGCCATTTTTAGCATGTTGCTGCATTTTCTAGACTAGTGAAGGTACAATTGATTGGTTGTACTTGAGGctttcctccatttttctttctttgtgtgatTGGGCAGAAAAGTTCTTAAAAGTATGTGCTTGAGTTAAACATGAAGTTGATTCACTTCAAGGTGCAAACACTGTTAAACTTGCAGCTTGGTTTTGCAGACAATTTTATGAATGGTGCTTTAGGAAATGCCACTCTAGTTCACCTCCTACAGTGTAGCCTAGTCATAATTGAAAAATCCAGTAGACTCCCAACCTGTTTTATCACTTTTTACCATGTATGTGGCACTGAGCCTTTTGCAATATTGTTCTCTGTGCTTGACAGACTTCAGGAGAAGCCATCCAGgtatgacatgagccaaaacgaAGGCAAGGTCTTCTCCCCAGGCTGTCGTAACCTGGTGCCTTACCAAGTTGTGCGTCTCTGTTTTCAAGTGTAAATGATGTTGAGTAGAATGTTGACCTTGAAAATGCTATAAGTGAGCTGGTATGAAATAAATTCTGACCTATGGATATAACTGCACTTGCTTTTTCTACCAAGGAACGTCAGTGGGAGTGAATAAAAGCTTATCACATCCAAAGCAGCCTGGTTGGGAAGCGTCATGGCGGCCCCCAGAGGCGTTTGGGGAAACATCCCTGACCAACGTTAAACGCTTACTGAATATGGGGTTTTGAGAATTCGGGGTCACAGTCTGACATAAGCCCTCTCTGACTCTGGGTTTGTAGTGGATTGTGTGCTGGTGGCCCACATGTGTCCCTGGCAGGAATGCTGTTCTTGGAGCCAAACATCGGGGCCCAGAGAAGCACTTAGAGTGTGATGATGGGTAGGTCACTagatctgagcctcagtttccttatgtgtGAAAGTACTGCTTTTCTTTCCAGGCTATTGGAATCCTGAATGAGAATCCATGGGCACATGTGGGGTCAGTGTCCAAGATCTCTAAAGGCCATGGAAGGGATTAGGCCATGAGCCTCGCCAGCTTAATCAGCAAGGCCAGCAAGGCTCAGACATCCCCGTCTCTGAGGGCTAGGGAGTGCCCATGTGGCGTATGTGAACTTTCGGTCAGCCTTCTCATCACACCACCAGGATGTGGCCCTTACCCCAGGGAATGTGGCGCTGATGACAGGACCATTCTGGGAGGCCAGATGTCATCCTGCTTCCACCCTTAAGCCTCAAGGGTGAAGGACTCCTGGTCATCTAGGAAGGGATGGGCCTGTTGCCCTCATTCCCCATGGTGCCTCTGTGGCCAGGCCTTGACTCTTCGTATCCACCAAACATTCAACcactttgctgtgcagagagcaGCTAAAATTACTGGTGCTGATACCCAGCTCGCCGTCACTGGCCTCCACTGGCAGTCTAATCCCAGCTCAGGTGACCTGGAAGTATCTCTTCAACCACCCCCTGCTTGCCTTCCCAGGATACATTGACAGAGCCCCCAGTCCCTTTAGATGTGGTCAGGGAATGCTTCATGGAGACGTTTCCaagacctgaaggaggtgagagaaTGACAAGTATCTGGGAGGAAAGTTTTCTGAAGGGGAAACGGCAGGTGCAAACGCCCTGAGGCAGAGCAAGTGTCTGTTACGTCCTGGAGGCCAGTGTGGACAGGACTAAAGTAGtacagggagaggagcaggagatgacctagaggaggggaggaggtcagggaAAGGATGAGGTGAGAGAGGCACCTGACATCATGGAGGGGATGGTGTGACGGAAGGGCAtgggaggagagggctgggctCCAGAGTCCGGCTCTTCGGGTTTGAATCTtcactctgccacttactggttgTGATTCCTTAAACAACTTAGATTTTCTGTGTCtaatacaaatggctatcagacacatgaaaaaatgttcatcatcactagccatcagggagattcaaattaaaacaacattgagataccaccttacaccagttagaatggccaaaattagcaagacaggaaacaacatgtgctggagaggatgtggagaaaggggaaccctcttacactgttggtgggaatgcaagttggtgcagccactttggagaacagtgtggagattcctcaagaaattaaaaatagagcttccctatgaccctgccatcgcactacagggtatttaccccaaagatacaaatgtagtgaaaagaagggccatctgtaccccaatgtttatagcagcaatggccacagtcgccaaactgtggaaagaaccaagatgcccttcaacggacgaatggataaggaagatgtggtccatatacactatggagtattatgcctccatcagaaaggatgaatccccaacttttgtagcaacatggacgggactggaagagatgatgctgagtgaaataagtcaagcagagagagtcaattatcatatggtttcacttatttgtggagcataacaaatagcatggaggacaaggggagttagagaggagaagggaactgggggaaattggaagcggaggtgaacaatgagagactatggactctgaaaaacaatctgagggttttgaagggggcgggggtgggaggttgggggagccaggtggtgggtgttggagaggccacggattgcatggagcactgggtgtggtgcaaaaacaatgaatactgtgacgctgaaaattaaaaaaaaaaaaagctaataaaaaaaaacctaaaaaaaaaaaaaaagattttctgtgtCTAAGCTTGAGAATCTATAAAGGGAATAACCCCGGCTCCTGCCTCAGTGGTCTGGTGGGGCTACAAACATGAGCTGCTCAGTCAGTGTCCGCTCTGATGGGTCTCCTTGGCAAGTTCTGTTCACCTCTCTCACAGCAGGCTGCCTAGGTGACTGGCCCCCGATGGCTCTTATGTTCAGCCCTACTAATTTTTGTGAGCCTTATGCTTTATATGGATGATAgcacctttatttttcatttccactcatttttatataataagagCAAAACAAGATGAATTATTCCAGCAGTTGCACAGGCTGACTCTGGAACAGAGATGCTGCTGGGACTGTTCGGGGCTGGCCACTGGCGGGCAGGACCCGGGCCAACCCCCTCCGAAGGGGAAGGTGGAATTGAGCCTCTGAAGGTGGTTTGGTGAGTTGGACTGAGACAATGAAGTAAGATTTGTGTGAAAGTCAAGGATCACGCGTCCAGGGCGTCTGGCCCTTGACTCTTTTCATGCAAGAAGTTTTTGCTTCAGATGAGCACGAGCAGCTCTGTGAATCTAGAGCCATTTTTAGGATCTTTGTTGATCAGCCCAGCTCAGCAAACCAGTTTCCCCCATGCAGTCCTGCCAGTACAACTGAGTCCCAAGGAGACGCCGTCCACACGTGGAAGAGGCATGTGGTCGAGAACCCTATGTTGATCTCCAACCTGATGTCTGTCATCTAAGAGGAGGCTGCGTTCCAGAGCAGAATATCCCTTTTCCATTCATTCGCCTCCTGAAGGTCCCACAGATACTTCCAAATGTGATGCCTTCTGTGAGTTTCCATTCACGACTGCAGCGAAtcccacaaacttagtggcttaacacGATACGGATTTCTTACCTTACGGTTGTGGAACTGAGAAATCTGAAATGGGTCTGGCTGGGCTGCAGTCAAGGTGATGACAGGCCTGCATTCCTTCCTGGAGACTCTCAGGGAACCATCTTCTAGCTTCTCCTGGCTCTCGAGCCCACCTCCATTCCTTGGCTCAGAGCCTCCCCCACTTTCAAAGCCAGCCATGGCTGGTCAAGTCTTTCTTTGAGGGCATCCCACTGACACTCTGccacctcttcttccctcccaccccccactttgGGACCCTTATTATTATATGGGACCCACTTGAAGAGTCAGGGTAATTTCTCCCTGTCAAGGTCCATGGGTTTTAATTCCATTTGCAGCCTCAGTTCTGCTTTGACACATAACCCATGGCATCCCAGGATCTAAAGTGTAGGATGTGAATGGACATCCTTGGGGGCCATTCTCCTGACCATACTCACGGCCCGGAGGTCAGTTCAGGGCTCCCCAGATCACAGGCAcctctgtattctttttcttcGGGAGTGTTCAGAACACAGCAGTCAGTGGCCGTCGTGGTCAGATGTGTGCAACGTTGGCAGGCCCCCCCAGGATGTAGCTGGCTGCTGAAGTCTTAGGTCATCCCTTGTGAGGGTAGAGTTACCGACTATCTGGTCCCATTGGCGAAAACACCCGTCATGTGACGTGGTGGAAATCTTTTCTTAACCTGATATATCATTAAACATCCAAATCTCCTGTCTTTATTCTGTAATGCACCACAAGCAGCTTTGTTATGATTTGGCATCTCGGGGAGGTCCCCAAAGGGAGGGAACGCAGTGATCATACCCAAGGGCCTCAATTTCCCTTCCCAAGACCGCGTTCTCTCCCATTACCTTAACAGAGTGGTTTCTGATTAGGATTTGGCCTGAACTGGGgagaaaatatagtaaaaatggCAATGGGACTATTTTCCATACTTGCCTAGTTTTGCGAAACAGGCTCCATTTTCGCAGAGCTGTTTCTAGCATTTCCTCTCCCTTGAACAGTGGGAGGGGTAATGTTCATTTGGGTCCAGTGGCTGTGACTGTGAAAAGCATTTGCACAAGGGTGTGGGTTCTGATAGTCCAAGCACACTGCTTTGGAGGGTTTAAACTGAAAGCACAAAAGGGACTTAGACATTCGAGAATATCCCTTAGCACAGAAGTTTTGGAGTGGCGTGGGCCTCAGTCATACCTTGATAGATGCTGGATAATTGTCGGTTAGGGCTTAACTTAAGACAAGTGCCGTATTGTACGTGTCTGGTGGAAGAGAAAGTCGTGTGCTTCAGGAGTAAATATCAAAACTGATGTTTTACCGTGGAAATCAGGAAGCCTGACTACTCCTACCTGTCATGGATTTAGAACATAGCCGACCCAGCCGGTGGAGGCTCAATTCCACTTTGAGTCTGTTCAACTGTCTAAAGAGGTGTTTGTTAGGAACTTAGAACTCTGACACCTAAAACATCATCACCCTCAGCAGGAACAATGGAACAAGTTTGGCTTGCCTTATTTAGCAAGTGTTTTCTTGGTAAACATGCAGAGAAATCACACCAACACCAAGTCACCCAGAGCCCCCAGATGTCTCCCTCTGCTTTGATCTTCTTGTTTCTCCCTCAGCTTCCTACCTGTCATTCTGTAATGACATCTCCGGACAGACCACAGAGCTGGAAGGGCTGGACAC
Coding sequences within:
- the RHOU gene encoding rho-related GTP-binding protein RhoU, producing the protein MPPQQGDPAFPGRCEAPPVPPRRERGARGGRGPGAPGGRGRAGGAEGRGVKCVLVGDGAVGKTSLVVSYTTNGYPTEYIPTAFDNFSAVVSVDGRPVRLQLCDTAGQDEFDKLRPLCYTNTDIFLLCFSVVSPSSFQNVSEKWVPEIRCHCPKAPIILVGTQSDLREDVKVLIELDKCKEKPVPEEAAKLCAEEIKAASYIECSALTQKNLKEVFDAAIVAGIQYSDTQQQPKKSKSRTPDKMKNLSKSWWKKYCCFV